The Paraburkholderia sabiae nucleotide sequence GTAGGCGTCGACGGCTTCGGGCCAACAACGGAGGCTGGCGTATGACGCAGCCAGCTGAAACCAGCTCATTGCATCCGGCTGAATGGTCTGGGCCTGCTCGAGCAGCAGCGGCACGCTCTCATCGAACCGCCCCAGTTGCTTGAGGGCAATCGCCAGGCAGTAGCCATACTCGCCGCCCGCCAATTCGTGGGCCTTGCGAAAGCAGCGCTCCGCTTCCGCCCAGTCCTCATCATCCTGCGCCCAGTGGCCCAAACGATCCCATGGGAGCGCCGCGTTGTCGGCGTCAATGTGGGGGATGTGTTGGTCAAAATCCTGGCGGAACTCGGAATACGTCTTCTCGATGCTCACCCCGCGGCCGCGCAGATAGAAACTTGACATCAAAAGCTCGTACCTCCCAATGGGATCCTCGGGGTGCGCCCTCACGTAGCGTTGCCAGAAGGGCAAAGCCTGTCGGGCATTGTGCACACTTGAGCGCCCGAAGGCAGCGACCAGACGGCGACACCACGGCCAGATGCAGCGGAAGCGGTCAGCCTGAGTCAACAGGCCATTGATTTCGCGAAACGCTGCGCGGCCGTCACCAAGGTTGAAGAGGACGTTTGCACGCCAGCCGATGACTGTGGAAGTCCGCCCCTGGTTTTGATTCGAAAAGACAACCTGATCAAGATGATGCAGCGCGTCCTCATACCTGCCTAGGCGGACAAAATGGATGCCTAGGGCAGTGTGAGCCTCTGCGAGTTCGGGATTCAACCGCAAAGCGTCGTGGTAGTGACCCACCGCCGCGTCTTGGTCGCCAAGCAGCGCGCAGCTGGATCCAAGGTTCTTGTGGATCTGAGCAGCCAGTTCGGGGTCCGCAGCAAGCGCCGGGGCGGCGAGGGCGGCTTCGAACGCACACTTCGCTTCCTGCTCGTTATGGAGAGCGTGAAAGGCGTTTCCTATCGTGTAATGGAGGGCGCTGACCCGATGGCGACCGTCACTGAGTCTCGCGCGGAAAAAGCGGATAGCCTCTTCGATTCTCTCCGGATGCTGGCACATGCCATCCATGCCTAGGTTAATCTCGGACATGTAGCAAATGCCCATTTCGTCGCTGCCAACGCCCAAAGCGGCAGCGAACTTGGTGAACCCGGCGCTGATTACGTCGTCTGAGTTCTGCTCATGGAGTTCCACGAGCAGCGTTCGAGTCAGGGCCGGATCGTCGGGAACATGAATATCCGGCGCAGCAGCGCCGACTTCACCTACGCGCCGGTCGCGTGATGACCTTGACCAAGCACGGGCGAGATCCGCAAGCCGGCAAAGGCGCTCGACCGTTAGCTCTTCAACAAACGACACGGTCAGCGTTTCCTGGTCGGTCCAGTTCGTTCCGCCATGCCCATAATGACGAGCAACACTTTCTGCAGCGCAGATGCGCAATGAGCGCGTCGGCACGTGATAGGCCACGTATACGCTGTAAGGCTGCATTAGCAGGTAGTTGAGGTTCGTGCGGTCGACCTCGACACTGAGCGAACCGTTGGCGTTCAACGCCCTTTCAGTTCCCTTCAGTTGGACGTGAACGCGAGCATTGGTTGCACACCCATTGGCGCTCGCCTCGATCTGGCAGTCCGTCCCGTAGTCCTTGCGGTCGGTCCCCTGCAAAATGAAAGCGCCGCTCTCCTCAAGTCGCGCCTGGAAAGCGGTGATTGCCTTGTCCTCAATCGCGTGATTTCGATGGCGACGCGGCAGCTCGTCAAAGTGATTCATTTGCGGATGCTCGGGATTTCCATTGCCGTACACGCTGCCTCCAAACTCGACCGGATGACGTGGACTTAGTCCGCTGCTTTGGGCGCCCGAGCCGTTATCAGCGTCTTTCATGTTATCAAGGAGTGGCTGTCGCAGGGAAGTCAGCCGCTGCGCTAGATTCTACAGGTATCGAATGACGGTATCGCAGATAGAAGCGGTCTCGTTCGTATTTGACGCAAGTGGCCGCTCGTGGGCCGCAGCCTTTCGAACCTGCGCAACACGGGCCGCTCGCACACTCTGGCAAATCCAACGAATTCGCATCACAAACCCGGCGAGTCCAGTTAATTCGGCTCCGCGTCATTTGGCGTGTGACCGAATATGTTGCGAAGTCCTTGATTTTTGATGACGCCCAGTCCAACGAATTCCGTATCCCTACAGTTGCTGCGCGACGGCGAACAGGCAGATATTGCGATGCGCGCGCAACACGATGCGCGACTGCATGCGACCGAGCGATGGCGTCAGGGCTTCGCGCTCGATGAACTGTATCTTGAAGTCGACCTGCTGCAGCGATGCGTCCAGACCTGCGTGCGGGATTATTACGCACTCGTGCCTTCACGCGAGCATCAGGCGGCCACGCACGACATGGTCGAGCGTTTTTTCAGCCAGGTGATCCATGGCGCGATTGACCAGTTACAGAGACAGCAGGACCGCCGCGTCAGCGACGCGCTCGAAGAGCGCGATCGGGCGCTGGTTTCGCAGGCCCGAAGCGAAGCACGGCTACGCATTGCGGCTGCGGCAGCGGAGCTGGGCATCTTCGAATGGGATCCCGAAGCCGACGTGGCCATCTGGGAAAACGACCGCATGTACGAGATCACCGGTCAGCTACGGGAACACGGCCCCCTGTCCGCACAGGAATTTTTCGCGACGGTCGTGGATCCTGCCGATACGGCGCGCCTTCGCGATTAAGTGAACGCTGCCGTCGCCTCCTCGCAGGATTTTCACGCGATCTTTCGTATTCGCACGTTGCAGACGTGTACGCCGCGCGTGCTCGAGGTGTCAGGAAGGTTCCTGCCGGACGCGTCGGGTGGCCGTCGCGTTATGGTCGGCGCGTTGGCCGATGTGACAAGCCGGGTGAGCGCCGAAGCGGCACTCCGGGAGGCGGACCGGCGCAAGGATGTGTTTCTGGCAACACTGGCCCACGAACTCAGAAATCCGCTTGCCCCGATCCTCAACGCAGCGCATCTGCTGCGACAGACCGGTTTGTCCGGTTGCAGGGACTGGTTGAGCGGCACGCGACCCATCTCTCCCGTCTGATCGGCGATCTGCTCGACCTCTCGCGCATCACCGCCGGCAAGATCACGCTGCGCATGGAGGTCTTCAGTATCTGGACTGCGATCGATCACGCCATCGAGATCAATGCGCCGGCGGCTGCCCAGCATGTGCACCGGCTTGAGGTCACAAACCCGCGATCTGCCGCTCTCTTTGTGCACGGAGACCCTACCCGCGTGACACAAGTGCTCGCCAACCTGCTTGACAATGCTGTCAAGTACACGGACGACGGCGGTCATATCCGGCTGGGCGTCGCCCGTGACGATGTACACGTGACGGTCACGGTGGAAGACAACGGCATCGGCATGGACGCCGCGACGATTCCATCACTTTTCGACATCTTCGAGCAGGCTCCCGCTACGCCCAGGACGACCAGGACGGGACTGGGTATCGGCCTCTCGGTCGCGCGTGCGCTGATGACCATGCATGGCGGCACGGTCGCGGCGGCCAGTGACGGACCCGGCAAAGGCAGTCGCTTCATCATGCGTTTACCTCTCTGCGACGCGCCGGCACATGCCTCGACGGGCAGTGCCACGGGTGGCACAGCGACGGCACGCTCATACCGGGTGTCGATCGTCGACGACAACCATGACGCCGCGCTGCCGCTCGCGATGATCCTAGACCAGCACGAAGTGCGCACTGCGACCTCCGGGGAAGCGGCGCTGAACATCGCGCGGGATTTTCAACCGGATGCAATACTGCTCGATTTAGGGTTACCCGACATGAGCGGGTACGAAGTCGCGCTGCGCCTGAGGGAGCTTGTCACATCTGGCCGCCCGTTGCTCATTGCCTTAACTGGCTACGGTCAACCCGAAGACAGGGCACGCACGCGCGAAGCGGGCTTCGATTTTCACCTCGTGAAGCCGGCGCGCCCCGATGAAATTCTGAACCTGCTGCGACAGTAGATCGACCGGCCACCTCACTCCCTGCGCACCCGCAGCATAAGCGCAGGGATATGACAGGAACGTGTCCCTGGAAACAACAAAATAACTGTTCCGCGGCATCATCGTAGGACTACATATCATATGGCATCGAAGCTCATTCGTGACGTGGGCATGCGAAAGCCATTGACGCCGCGGTGGAGTCCGTTTCATGGCCCGCTCTCGACACTGCCATACTTCGAGTTGACTGCGCTTTTCTGATCGCTGCCGACCGAGCGACACTGGTTCAGGAAATCGTCTCGTGCGTTGGACGTCCCGCTCAGATCGAAGTGACCATGGTGATAGCGCACGATCGAAAAGTAGTCCGCCTCATACTGGCTGCACTCGCGCCCGCCGTTACCACCCTGCATCAGTCCGGCAAGGCAAAGCACTGCCCCACACGCACTCTGATTGTCGTCGTCGGCTCGCGCCTTTGTGGCGGCTGTTAGCACAGCGCACGCCGCTACCGTGACCACAAAAGATGTTCTGAATTGCATGGAACAACTCCTATGTTCCGACCAGATGCAGCACCTGGACTGCACCGACCGAGAGGACCGCCGAAGCAAGCGCTGCACAGACGACCCATGTCGCAAGTTCGAGGCGGCCAATACCGCAGCGGCACCCCTCTTCGCGCAGCACGTCACGCAACTGACCACGCACGCGCCCGCTTGCCGCGTCGTACTCGCGCAACGCAAGTTCGCCGACCAGCTGGTCGCGCGCCTCCGCGAAATGCCCTGCCTCGGCGAGCACGCCAGTGGTTGATGCGTTGAAGTCCTTGAGGAAATGCTCATAGCGCGACGTGAAGCGCAGCAGCGTGAGTTCGCCGTCATCCTTGAACTGTTTGCCGCTCACCTGCAGCAGCTGGGTGAGTTCTTTCACATCGCGCCGCAGCTGCGACAGTTGGCCGAGCACTTCGCCGATCAGTTCCTCGCGGATCGAGTCTTCTGACGCGCCCATCAGCGCACCAACACCTTGAACACATCATCGAGTTCTGTAGTGACCCTGCTCGCAAGACGCTTGAGTGCCACCATCTGTCGAATATGTGCCTTTTCGGCCTCCGATGCCCCACTTTCCATTGCCTCTGCATTCAGCGCGACGTAGTCGCGCGGGTCATCGCGGATTTCGACGATCGAGCTGTCGAAACCCTTGATCTTTTCGAAGATCGGGTTCTCGTAGATGACTGCGTCACGATGCATCGAAAAAACATCGGTGCGTGAGTGAAACTCGAACAGCTTCGCGAAGCCCCGGCTGAGGTCCTGTTTGCGGTCGACCATATTCATGACCAACCGGATCTTTGTGGCACGCACGCCCAGATCAGAAAGCGCACGCAGCGTTGCGATCGTGTCCACCTGCTGCTTGGCGGTCGATACAGCCGGCACGATGAAGAGATCGAAGTCTTCATGCGAGCCGTCATAGCTTCGCATCAGACCTACAAAATCTTCGACATTCGATGCGCCCACATCGACGACGGCGTTTTCCAGTGTCATCAACTGATCCTGCAGCTCATCAAATTGCGACCCGCGCAACGCACCTTCCTTTTCGCGGTCATCCGAATTGATTGATTCGATCGGGATTACTTCAGCGCCCGGCAGACGTGGCACAAGCAGATGGTGTGCAACGGTACTCTTGCCAACGTTGCCCGAGAAATTGATAACCGCAATCTTCATGATGCAATGTTCCTTATCGGTTGAACTGGATGTGCCCGCATCACCGCGGTCACGCCAAACGGCTTCAGTTACGGGTCAATTTCCAGCGTCGGTGTGTCATGTCCAGCCTCGTGCGACGGCTGGTCCTGTTGTTGTTTCTGTTCCGTGCGCTGCTGCTGTTGCTGCCACATGCTCTGGCTTGCGCGCTCCCGCTCGATCTGTTCGCGCATGGCATCGATCGTCGCTTCGCTCACCTGCGGCATCGGAACATTGAGCGGATGGTTAGTAGCGCGCGCCTCGGCCACGGCGCTTTCGAACTCCCCCCGCAACTGCTCCTGCTGCTCGTCGGATAGTCCCCTGATTTCGTCTTCCAGCACCTCGCGCGCAGCCTGTTCCTTAATCCGCTCACGGGCGGCCGCGAGCGTGGCCCGCTGCGCGTCCGTGTATTGCCACTCGCCATTCAGGAAGCGCTCGCGCGCCTCGTCGATGCGCCGGCGCTCGTCAACCTCGCGACGCGCGGACTCGACCCTCTCCCGCTGCTCAGGCGTCAGCAGTCGTGACAGGTCGGGCGTCGACACGCGCCATTCGTTGCGACGACTCTCGACCTCGTTGGGTGCCAGCTCCTGTCCGGTCTCATCGAACTGCCGCTGTTTGACGGTCACGACCTTGCTGCCGCCCCTTTCGAGTTCGATACGCTGACCAGGTTGCACACCGCTCTCGCCGATCGCGCGTTCGAGGTCCAGCCCCCATACCGTGCGGTCGCCAGACTCCGTGCGTACCGTAGCGTAGTAACTTTCGTTTTCCTTCGGATCGTGATGAAAGTGCGCGGCGCCGTGTTCAACCAGGACGCCAGCCGTGACGGCAGGCGGTTTCTGCGTCCCAGCCTTTTGACGTGCCGGTTTGCCGGAACCTGTCCGACGCGACGACGCACCGTCCGCGTCCAGAGGCAACTGTGTCTGTTTCGAATCTTCTGACGCAGCGCTCGCGTCGGAAGGAGCAGAGGGTTCGGTAGCAGCCGGCCCAGGCTTCGGAGGACGCGGTTTGCCTCCGCGCCGGCCTCCGCCCGGCGATGCCCCTCCGGGATCGGACGGATCCCTGCCGGATACATCAGCCGTCGCCGCCTTGCGGCTCTGGCTCCCCTGCTTCCGTTCTCTCCCAGTCGCCGACGTCGAATCCATCGTGTGCGTGCGAGGAAGATCATTGGTTGTCGACCGCTCGCCTGCCGCAATGCGCATCGCCTCGCGCGCAGCCTGCAGCGTCGCCCGATCCTGTGCTTCGGGTTTGAACCCGCGTGTAGGCATGCCCGCGAGTTCCGCCGCAATCCACGCCTGCCGGCGGAATTCCTCGCTACCCTTCAGTTGCAGCTCGCCCCAGTGCTTTGCCTGAGCGACGGCAACCATGTGTTCGATCACGTCACGATCCTCACTGGCCGTAGCGAGCGAGCGTCCCTTGTCCTCGAAGTGCACCGCCTCGCTTTTGCGATCGAGATACTTCCCTTCAAATGCCACATACCGGTCGCTGACCGACTTCGGTACCGCGTAGCCGCTCTTCTCAAAGATCGGCTTCGGGCGGATCGCGTTTTCCCACTCTTTACCGTTGATGGGCTTGCCGATACCGGTGGCGGGCGCGACCCCTTCGTCCGCGGGCATACTCGCGCTGGCCCGATTCTCGTACCTCTTCCGGTCGGCGTCACGGATCCTTTTCATCCGCGCGTGCGTCGCTTCATCTAGCGGGGTATCCGGGTTGCCGGGTGCACCGCGCGCGTGAGCCTCGTTGGCCGGCGGCGTCGCGCGCGCGCGAATGGACGATGCATCATCCGCATTGGCTGCCTCCATCTCGCGGTAGTCGAGCTGATCGGCCGGAAATTCAATCTCGTTCATGATGCGGCTCCTTGATGGATAGATGGGGAGGCTGCATCGCCCTCGGCAGGTGTGTCGGGCGACGCCTCGGGTAGCACTTCACGCAGATAAGGCATCAGCTGGAATAGCGATGCACGGATACTGGAGCGGTTGGCGAAGTGGGCGGCACTCAGCACGCCGATCTCATGTTCGCGGACATCCCTCACCGCATTCGCCGCATGGATAGCCGTCGCACCCTGAGCGCGGCGCGCAGCATTCTGTGCGTGCCACCACTGCTCGACATCGATCTGCGGAACGGGCGCGCATAGCTCACGCGCAACGAACGCGGCGTGCTTCATCTGTTCTTCGTCCGGCAACTTCGGGCCGAAGCCGAACCACGCGCGACGGCGGTTGGCTTTTTCCAGCTTCGCCATCACGCCTTGCAGATAGGGGCTCTGCTGCACCAGACGGTCGACCAGTTCCGGATCCTCGTAGAAGTACGCCTTGTCACACAGGATCGGCTCGCACCCGTCCATCGTGATGATCTGCTTGCGACCCGGCAGCGCACGCAGCTCCTGCGGCATCATCAGCGCGCGACCGTGCTCGGTCTCGTTCGTGCTGGTCGACGCGTTGCGTCCCCGGCTGCGGCTGCGCGAACGCGACAGGTGGGTGAACGTGCCGAGGAGCTTCGAGTACTCTTCGGAATCCTTGAGCGTGCGCGGCGCAAAGAGGCTGCGCATCTTGCAGTTGATCGCGAGCGTTTCCGCACCGTGCCTGCCATACAGCTTCGGATCTTCAAGCTGTGACATGCCGTGAAAGATCAGCATCAGTCGCAGATTAAAGCCCGCGATGAAGGCGTTGGCCGTGTCGATAATGTCGATCTTGCCCGGCGCCGCAAATTCGTCCAGCATCAGCGCACACTGGTATTTCAGGTCGGGATTCTCTGCGGGCTGCTCGCGAGTATTCAGGTCGATCAGCTGTGAGAAGAACAGATTGATGAGCAACGCGCCCGCTTTCAGGTCGCCCGGCTTGATGCCCACGTAGATCGACATGGGCTTCCTGCGCACCTCACCCAGGTCGAAGTCGGAGCGGCTGGTCGCCGCGTCGACGATCGGATTGCTGAACACATTAAGCGGCGCCGTCATTGTGGACACGATATTGGCGAACGCTTCCTTTGACTGCGACAGGAACCGGTTCAGGGCGTCCAGACACTCGAAGCTCAGCGGTGGCAGCGTGTCGGTCGCATGCGATCGCGTGCTGACAATGGAAGAGATGTGCTCGCGCACCGCCCTGCCCTTGCCTGAGGCCTGCCGCAACACTTCGCCGAACGTGCAAGGCAAGGTCGGCGTCTCGAGCAGATACAGCACGACGCCAATAAAAAGGTTGCGCGCATTGTCGTTCCAGTACTTCAAACGCGCATCGACGTTCGACGGATACAGGTGCTCGCCAACCGTCAGCACGTCGCCGACCCGCGTATAGGGCGACCTGTGCTGGATGAATTCGAGGGGGTTGTAAGCGTGAGTCCGGCCATTCTCCGAGAACGGCGACCAGAGGAAAGTTGCCTGGCCGCATTTGCGCCGATAGCCGGATGTGTACAGGTAGTTCTCTTCCTTGATGTCCTCGACGACGACGGAATCGGGATAGGTGAGAAGATTCGGGATCACCATCGAGACGCCCTTGCCCGAGCGCGTGCCCGCAGCAAGCATCAGGAAATCCTGGCCGCGGTACTTCAGATATTCGCCCTTGTACTTGCCGACGATAAAGGGGGGATACATGTGGGACATGCTCACTCCTGAGGCGGGATGCGGTGGGAGGCTAGGACACGAATCGTCATCGTCACTTCTCCAGCAGGCCGGCTTTCACGATGTCGCGGCGCGTGGCGAAGCGCGCGTTGCCGAACTGCGCAATGCGACCGCGTGATTTCAGAAGCGCCATCGCGATCACCATGGCGGGCAGGCCGCCAATGACAGCCGAGAGCAGCGTGCAAACCGACAGCGCCCGCTTCACCCCCGGCACATCCCCATACGCCTGCCAGTAGTCGAAAAGCGTGAACACGCCCACCGAGTCCTGCGGCAGTTTCTGCAGGCGGGCGAACAGCAGGCCACCAAGATACTGGCCGAGGGTCGCGGCGCCAGCGACGAGCACCAGCAGCACAAGACACGGGATCAGGATGCGGAGATATTTCGGCATGGTGGATTTCAGTGTGTCGGAGCAGACGATTTTTCAGTGCGCAACGTGGACAGGATTCGCAGCGCGTTGCGCTGCGTCTCATCGAGTTCCGCATCGGCAAGTGCCTCACACCCATGAACGATCACAGCGCCGTAAAGCCGTGCGAGGGCGCAGGCCTCAGCACTCGTTGCAAATGCTTCATCGGACGAGGCACGCTGGCGCCAGTTCTCGATCGCCGCCTCGATATCGCTGATTGCGAAGTTCATGATTAGTCTTCCCTGCGCATGAGCCAGTGCGCCGCGAGGCCTCGCGCCCATGACGCCGTGTAGACCAGGCTCAGCGCGAGCACGCCGTACTGGTGTGCGCGCCACGCCATGTCGAGCCAGAATGGCTGCGCAACGAGCCCGAAGATGCAGGCCCAGCGACGCCAGCCCAGGCGACTGTCCTGCGAGAGGAAGACGGCGAGCGCACCGCACAGGCCGATCAGGGCCTGCTCGATAACCTCTGTGCCTGCGACCGCGTTCATGCAACACCCCCAAGCAACTGCCACTTTCCGACGGGGTCGTACCAGATCTCGGCCAGCCGCTTGTCCCGCATGAAGAGCACGAGATCCATCGTCATGCGAACCTGCTCCAGGATGAACTTCCAGTCGAGCGTCTGACCGACGGCACTCTGCTTGATAAGCGTCGCGGCGCGCGACGCAGCCGAACGTGCATCGTTGCAGTGAATCGTGGTGATGCCACCGGGCGTTCCCGTGTTCAGCAGCGTCATGTAATCCCACGTCTCGTCGCCCCGGAGTTCGGCGAGGAACACACGGTCGAACTTCATGCGAAGCGTCGAGCGCACGATTTCCTTCGCCGGAAGCGTGTCACTGAAAAACATGTGCACTCGGTTCGGATGATTCGGTAGCGACAGCTCGGGCGTGTCCTCGATTGTGCCGATCCGCTCACTGATCGGCACAAGGTCGGACAGCGCCTTGTTCAGCGTGGTCTTGCCGGAGCCGGTACCGCCGGCGAGAACGATGTTCAGCCGGTTGGCCACGGCAAGTTCGAGCATGCAGGTGACGTCGCGCCGTGACTTCGCGTCCATCATCCCGACTTCGAACGGCTGCAGGTCGACACCGTCCGGAACGGTGTGATGGGGCGACACATCGCGGAAACCATCGAACCACCCGTTGCGCTGATACTCATCAACCGAGAACCGCACGTTCGAGGGAATGCGGATCGTGATCGAGATCGTGTCGCGCTCGCACGCCGGCTGCATCAGCACGTGTCCCCGCTGGCCTTCTGGTAGCATCACCGGGTGAATGGGCTCCTTCGTGGAAAACTTGCCGCCTTTCATGACCGTCAGCGCGTTGGCCAGCTTGAAGCACGCGTCCAGCGTGCAGGCAGGTGCATCGTGCCGTTTCCATGCGCTGGCACCCTGCGTCCAGATCTCGCCGGGACGGTTGATCGCGACTTCGGTGAGACTGCCGTCGAAGAAATTCGCAATACCCATCTGCTTCAGGAAGTTGCGAGCGACGGTCCCCTTTTCGATGACATCGATAACCACCGAATTCATCTGCACTCCTTCTGGAGATGTCTGTTGCAAACTGGTAAATTGCGGCCCGGAGCGCGCCGTCAATGCGATGCCGTGTCTGTGCCCTGCGGCTCGACCTGAACTGTGACCCGGTACGATCGCCTGTCATCAGGCACGCTGCCCGCCAGATCGCGTAATGTCTGCGCGGGCGACGTAGAAACAACCGTCACCATCATCGATGCCGTAACCGCAGGACTGGCAAGCTTCCACATGACTGTCGCCGTGGCCAGTACACCAGCCGCCGTAACTGCTGCGATTGCAAGAGCGCCGTGCACGGTCCGGGCACGGCGCAGCGAAGGCGGGGCCTTTGACGGCGGACAGTTAGTTGCGCCCTCATCCTGGCCGACAGTGCCCGTCGCGATCCCGGGCTCAGACAGTTCAAGGCCAAGCCGCGCGGCGATTGCATGCATAACCACGCGGCGCAGCGCCATCGACATGTCGTCGAACCGGCAGCGGTCGAGCGTCATGCATTGCTCGAACGTATGCTCGTCGCCGATCCGGCGCAGCGGCAGGACATCAGACGGCTCGAACGGCCTACGCGCATCGACCTGTTCGGCCAACCGCCGTACGCGGCGCCCGTCGAAGACGTAATGCAGCGCGTCGCGCAGCTTTGCCTCGAAGGCATCACGCTCGACACCATGGAGCGGAAAGGTATCGGGAAACCGGATCTGCAGTTGCATCGTCATGTCCTCACATTCATCATTGCCGCGCGGACGGCGCAATCTCGGTGCCGTCGCTGCCGACGTTTTCGTATACGCTGGCCAGATCTACGTCGCGCGCAACGAAGATGTTGATCACCGATCCCTGGTTCGAATAAGCGGTCGGCGGGATATTGATCGTGTTGCGAAGCGTTTCGGCAGCCACGTCCTGCGTCGCGTTCGAGCTGTTCGAGAAGGTAATGGTCTGGCCCGCTCCGATTGCCTTGTTCGCAAGCGCCTGACCAAAGTCGCCAATGAGACTCACCATCAGGGCACCCTTGAAGCGCAGCCAGAAATGCTCGTCGATGTAGGCGGGAATCCCGGCCGCACCGAGCGGATCGGTCGCCGGCGAGTTCAGGGGAATACGGACGTCGCCGTCGTCAATCTCATCCCAGATAGCACCAATGACACCCTGTCCGTGTACCACTGCGTCGCGCTGCTCGCCCTTGGCCAGCGCGCCCTTGCGGATGAGCAGCGTCGTGCCATCGTCCGACCAGACGTCATCAGCGATCGGACAGCCAACCAGTCCCGGCCGGTCGGTGCGGATTGCGGTGGCCTGCCCGCAACGGATCATGGTGTTCCGCGCAATCATGTAGTGCCGGTTCGGCCTGAACGAGGCACGCATCGGCTGCAGCTTCGAGGGCTGCAGTGACTGGTCGAAGGAAGATCCCTTGCTGTTGCCGGTGTCATGGTTATCAGCCATGCCTGCGCCAGATGAACCCGCAGTTCCAGATGGACCGCCCCGCAGCGCTGCGAGCCCCATGGACTTCGCCATGCCGGGCAAACCGTCGCCACCCGAGCGATTGCCCGTGGTGTCTGCATTACCACCTGCGTCATTCGACGGGAGGGCGGAGTCCTCAGGCACGCCGGTAGCCCTGCTGTCATCGGACATAACCAGCACGCTGCCGTAGAGACGCCGCTCGGCGGGTGTCAGTGGCCGCGGCTGGTTGTTCGCCATCGCGGTGCGCCCTTCACCGACAGAATGCGACGCGGCGCCGGCCGGCGTGGCAAGCTGCTGCCTCGCCGCGGCGGCGGCCGCCGCTTCCGATGCGGCACGCGCCTGCTCGGCTTCGGCCCGCTTGATGCGCTCCTTCTGTGTCTCGAGGTCGGCGCCGGTCTCGCTCGCGCCGCTGTCCTTTGGCTTGTTGAGCGCCGCCTGCTTCGCGTCCTGATGCTGTTGGAAGATCCGCTGCAGGTAGAGCGTGACGCCCGAAGCGCCCAGCGCGATCACGATCAGCGCGACCAGCACGAGCCTCAGCCTGCCCGCACGCGCGCGGCGGCGCCCGGGCAGGTCCAGCGACGGCTGATGCCCAGTGTCCGCAGGCGCTGCATTGCCGATTTCATTGCGTTCGCTCATGCGACTGTGCTCTCCCGTCAGTCTCCCGGTCGATCGCTGCCGGCATGTGCGCGTTCGATGCGCGCCGTGCCGGTCAACGACGAGGCGGTACGGTTGTAGTGGCCGTCCGGCGAGTAGCCGTCGTTGCGGATGCCCAGCACCGACTGGCCGTAGCGGATGACAAATTCCCTTGAGACCTCATGGACGACGACGGTGTCGCCCTCCATATGGAAATTCGCTGTCGCCTCGCTGCCATCCGGCAGCTTCGTGAAGATCGTCGGCAGGTCGCGCGCGGTTGCATACCTGAAGTAGGTGAAACGGCCGTCGTCCCACAACGCGGTGGGTGCAAGCGCGCGATCGCCCCGCATCATGTACTGCATGTTCGCTGCCGGCGTGGATGACCCAGGCGGACCTGAAGACGCCGCTGAGCCCGGCGCTGCAATTCCGGCCGGGACCGCGGGCATGCCCTGCTGGTCCGCCAGCGCCGCGCTGACAGCTTCCCGGCGCCGGAGCTGTTCGGTCGCGGCCTTCGCCTTCGTGTCCGGATAGTCGAAACGCAGGATCCACGTCGCGGGTTGCAACCGCGATACGTCGACAAGCGACAGCGAATAGGTGCGCCGGTTGGTCACCAGCACGAGGTTGGTTTCGGGTTGCAGCGCGCCTGGCTTGAGCAGC carries:
- a CDS encoding TrbG/VirB9 family P-type conjugative transfer protein — encoded protein: MVAITACAVAAGRVCALEIPRSCGADPHIQCATYSPDQAYRVATMPGRVVMIQFESGEHILKDGGGIGDAHAWHVSVNDSGALLKPGALQPETNLVLVTNRRTYSLSLVDVSRLQPATWILRFDYPDTKAKAATEQLRRREAVSAALADQQGMPAVPAGIAAPGSAASSGPPGSSTPAANMQYMMRGDRALAPTALWDDGRFTYFRYATARDLPTIFTKLPDGSEATANFHMEGDTVVVHEVSREFVIRYGQSVLGIRNDGYSPDGHYNRTASSLTGTARIERAHAGSDRPGD
- a CDS encoding TrbI/VirB10 family protein — encoded protein: MSERNEIGNAAPADTGHQPSLDLPGRRRARAGRLRLVLVALIVIALGASGVTLYLQRIFQQHQDAKQAALNKPKDSGASETGADLETQKERIKRAEAEQARAASEAAAAAAARQQLATPAGAASHSVGEGRTAMANNQPRPLTPAERRLYGSVLVMSDDSRATGVPEDSALPSNDAGGNADTTGNRSGGDGLPGMAKSMGLAALRGGPSGTAGSSGAGMADNHDTGNSKGSSFDQSLQPSKLQPMRASFRPNRHYMIARNTMIRCGQATAIRTDRPGLVGCPIADDVWSDDGTTLLIRKGALAKGEQRDAVVHGQGVIGAIWDEIDDGDVRIPLNSPATDPLGAAGIPAYIDEHFWLRFKGALMVSLIGDFGQALANKAIGAGQTITFSNSSNATQDVAAETLRNTINIPPTAYSNQGSVINIFVARDVDLASVYENVGSDGTEIAPSARQ